A window of the Agromyces mariniharenae genome harbors these coding sequences:
- a CDS encoding peptidoglycan D,D-transpeptidase FtsI family protein codes for MNGTSRHPMRRILLAAVVLVALVGVFVVRLVDLQVVRAAELSEEAEGRRSTSVTVYGSRGDIVDRNGIVLADTVMRYDIAVSPKNANAGPITREEPDPQDPSKTVPVDVPLEQSAAELGAVIGLTGEQVQQVIADSLAENAQSDFAYVAKLVDTETYERVKELDIPWVVPWEHPSRYYPNGAVAGNLLGFVGSDGDALAGVELSEDECLAGQDGEYSYLHSLEDWVQIPGTEVVHEQAHDGGTLRLTIDSDLQWMVQRIAEAQVQAVGADWATVTVMEAKTGRLLAVADVPTVDPNAPSATDSGNRGSRAFTAPFEPGSTFKALTAASVIDAGKADPVSQIIAPYRYLPPNGANVNDSSFHGDEPLTLTGVLIESSNTGMSQFGERLSDQERYDDMLAFGLGERTEVGFPGEEPGDLHGGPEGWDNQTKYATMFGQGLTTTAVQIASVYQTIANGGVRMPVRLVDGCGDETPAQSSGTPVISASAAQQTSAMLERVYLEGWLADKWEIPGYRVAAKTGTAQVPDGNGGYLSGYLVSVSGFAPADDPQFVVSVSIMNPVKMNSSAASAPVFQQVMSQVLKKYRTVPSGAAAPELPATW; via the coding sequence ATGAACGGCACCAGCCGCCACCCGATGCGCCGAATCCTCCTCGCCGCGGTCGTGCTGGTCGCGCTCGTCGGCGTGTTCGTGGTGCGGCTCGTCGACCTCCAGGTCGTGCGCGCTGCCGAGCTCAGCGAGGAGGCCGAGGGCCGGCGCTCGACGTCGGTCACCGTCTACGGCTCGCGCGGCGACATCGTCGACCGGAACGGCATCGTGCTCGCCGACACCGTGATGCGCTACGACATCGCGGTGTCGCCCAAGAACGCGAACGCCGGCCCCATCACGCGCGAGGAGCCCGATCCGCAGGATCCGTCGAAGACCGTGCCGGTCGACGTGCCGCTCGAGCAGTCCGCCGCCGAGCTCGGGGCGGTCATCGGCCTCACCGGCGAGCAGGTGCAGCAGGTCATCGCCGACTCGCTCGCCGAGAACGCCCAGTCGGACTTCGCGTACGTGGCCAAGCTCGTCGACACCGAGACGTACGAGCGCGTGAAGGAGCTCGACATCCCGTGGGTCGTGCCGTGGGAGCACCCCAGTCGCTACTACCCGAACGGCGCGGTGGCGGGCAACCTGCTCGGCTTCGTGGGCTCCGACGGCGACGCCCTCGCGGGCGTCGAGCTCTCGGAGGACGAATGCCTCGCGGGGCAGGACGGGGAGTACAGCTACCTGCACAGCCTCGAGGACTGGGTGCAGATCCCGGGCACGGAGGTCGTGCACGAGCAGGCGCACGACGGCGGCACGCTGAGGCTCACCATCGACTCCGACCTGCAGTGGATGGTGCAGCGGATCGCGGAGGCGCAGGTGCAGGCCGTCGGCGCCGACTGGGCCACCGTGACCGTCATGGAGGCGAAGACCGGCCGTCTGCTCGCCGTCGCCGACGTCCCGACGGTCGACCCGAACGCGCCCTCGGCGACGGACTCCGGGAACCGCGGCTCGCGGGCGTTCACCGCGCCGTTCGAGCCCGGCTCGACGTTCAAGGCGCTCACCGCGGCATCCGTCATCGACGCCGGCAAGGCCGATCCGGTCAGCCAGATCATCGCTCCGTACCGCTACCTGCCGCCGAACGGCGCGAACGTCAACGACAGCTCGTTCCACGGCGACGAGCCGCTGACGCTCACGGGCGTGCTCATCGAGTCGTCGAACACCGGCATGTCGCAGTTCGGCGAGCGGCTGAGCGACCAGGAGCGCTACGACGACATGCTCGCGTTCGGCCTGGGGGAGCGCACCGAGGTCGGGTTCCCCGGCGAGGAGCCCGGCGACCTGCACGGCGGGCCCGAGGGCTGGGACAACCAGACCAAGTACGCGACCATGTTCGGGCAGGGGCTCACGACGACGGCCGTGCAGATCGCGAGCGTCTACCAGACCATCGCCAACGGCGGCGTGCGGATGCCGGTGCGACTCGTCGACGGATGCGGCGACGAGACCCCGGCGCAGTCGTCGGGCACGCCCGTGATCTCGGCGTCGGCGGCGCAGCAGACGAGCGCGATGCTGGAGCGCGTGTACCTCGAGGGCTGGCTCGCCGACAAGTGGGAGATCCCGGGCTACCGGGTCGCCGCGAAGACGGGCACGGCGCAGGTCCCCGACGGGAACGGCGGCTACCTGAGCGGCTACCTCGTGTCGGTCTCGGGGTTCGCGCCGGCCGACGATCCGCAGTTCGTCGTTTCGGTGAGCATCATGAATCCCGTTAAGATGAACTCGTCCGCCGCATCCGCTCCCGTCTTCCAACAGGTGATGAGCCAGGTGCTGAAGAAGTATCGGACCGTTCCATCCGGCGCCGCGGCGCCCGAGCTGCCAGCCACCTGGTGA
- a CDS encoding Mur ligase family protein, producing MTGSPPTALRPQHPSPRSLHGLAETFDLDVRGDIDDLEVTGVVLNSAAVRPGDLYVGVPGRNAHGASFAGAARDGGAVAVLTDQAGAELAVESGLPILVTPDARAALGEVAAWIHRTADNPATLFAVTGTNGKTSVVYLLYGILRQLGVVAGLTSTAERRIGDEAVTSSLTTPEASELHALLARMQEVDVRAVGIEVSAQALSRHRVDGLVFDVVGFTNLSHDHLDDYASMDLYFEAKRELFQPERSRRGVVTIDSDWGRRLVAESRIPVTTLSTNPEVDADWRLTVLEETATHTSFVLEGQGGRRLETRVPLLGWYMAANAALAVVMLVEAGWDLEQITHVLDRDGGVDAYIPGRAERISRERGPLVYIDYGHSPDAFLQTLGAIRRFTTGRLIMVFGADGDRDTTKRAEMGAIAARGADVVVITDFHPRWEDPAAIRAALIAGAREAVPDREIHEIADPRAAFRAAVALAGEGDAILYAGPGHEDYHEVKGVKIPYSARDDAKQALREAGWDA from the coding sequence GTGACCGGATCGCCTCCAACGGCCCTCCGGCCGCAGCATCCGAGCCCTCGATCGCTGCACGGCCTCGCCGAGACGTTCGACCTCGACGTGCGCGGCGACATCGACGACCTCGAGGTCACCGGCGTCGTGCTCAACTCCGCGGCCGTCCGCCCCGGCGACCTGTACGTCGGGGTGCCCGGCCGCAACGCCCACGGCGCCTCGTTCGCCGGGGCCGCCCGCGACGGCGGCGCCGTCGCCGTGCTCACGGACCAGGCGGGCGCCGAGCTCGCGGTCGAGTCGGGCCTGCCGATCCTCGTCACCCCCGACGCCCGCGCCGCGCTCGGCGAGGTGGCCGCATGGATCCACCGCACCGCCGACAACCCGGCCACGCTCTTCGCCGTGACCGGCACGAACGGCAAGACGAGCGTCGTGTACCTGCTCTACGGCATCCTGCGCCAGCTCGGCGTGGTGGCCGGCCTCACGTCCACGGCCGAGCGCCGCATCGGCGACGAGGCGGTCACGAGCTCGCTGACGACCCCCGAGGCGAGCGAGCTGCACGCCCTGCTCGCGCGCATGCAGGAGGTCGACGTGCGCGCGGTCGGCATCGAGGTCTCCGCGCAGGCGCTCTCGCGCCACCGCGTCGACGGGCTCGTGTTCGACGTCGTCGGCTTCACGAACCTCAGCCACGACCACCTCGACGACTACGCGTCGATGGACCTGTACTTCGAGGCGAAGCGCGAGCTGTTCCAGCCCGAGCGCTCCCGCCGAGGCGTCGTGACGATCGACTCCGACTGGGGTCGCCGCCTCGTCGCCGAGTCGCGCATCCCGGTCACGACGCTCTCGACGAACCCCGAGGTCGACGCCGACTGGCGCCTCACGGTGCTCGAGGAGACCGCGACGCACACGTCGTTCGTGCTCGAGGGCCAGGGCGGCCGGCGACTCGAGACCCGCGTGCCGCTGCTCGGCTGGTACATGGCCGCGAACGCCGCCCTCGCGGTCGTGATGCTCGTCGAGGCCGGCTGGGACCTCGAGCAGATCACGCACGTGCTCGACCGCGACGGCGGCGTCGACGCGTACATCCCCGGCCGCGCCGAGCGCATCTCACGGGAGCGCGGACCCCTGGTCTACATCGACTACGGGCACAGCCCCGACGCGTTCCTGCAGACGCTCGGCGCCATCCGCCGGTTCACGACCGGCCGCCTCATCATGGTGTTCGGCGCCGACGGCGACCGCGACACCACGAAGCGCGCCGAGATGGGCGCCATCGCCGCGCGCGGCGCCGACGTCGTCGTCATCACCGACTTCCATCCGCGGTGGGAGGATCCCGCCGCCATCCGCGCCGCGCTCATCGCCGGCGCACGCGAGGCCGTGCCCGACCGCGAGATCCACGAGATCGCCGATCCGCGGGCGGCGTTCCGCGCCGCGGTCGCACTGGCCGGCGAGGGCGACGCGATCCTCTACGCCGGACCGGGCCACGAGGACTACCACGAGGTGAAGGGCGTGAAGATCCCGTACTCAGCCAGAGACGACGCGAAGCAGGCATTGCGCGAGGCGGGCTGGGACGCATGA
- a CDS encoding UDP-N-acetylmuramoyl-tripeptide--D-alanyl-D-alanine ligase, translating to MIALTLAEIASAVDGTLHLEGTDATTDTVVDGAVTTDSREVGAGDVFFAKRGEFDDGHRFAPAAVEQGAALLVVEHALELPVPQVIVADSVDALGALATEVVRRVRARGRLRIVGVTGSNGKTTTKNLLREILTAQGDTVASRKSFNNEVGGPITALELTDDTEFLVAEMGASAVGEIARLVRMAHPDIGIVLKVGLAHAGEFGGIEQTVRAKSEMVTELTADEVAVLNADDPRVASMSGVTAARVVWFGLGERADVRATELVVHARGTEFTITAPGGASARVRFGVLGEHHVMNALAATAAALELGVPLPAIVEALESVRLAERWRMEVMGGRDDVTVINDAYNASPDSMAAALKTLAQVQEPGTRTIAVLGEMSELGEFSGEEHDRIGLLAVRLGISQLVVVGAGARRLHITAVNEGSWDGESAYVEGADEAFDLVTSIARPGDTVLVKSSNAAGLRLLGDRLGEWFA from the coding sequence ATGATCGCCCTGACCCTGGCCGAGATCGCCTCGGCGGTCGACGGCACGCTGCACCTCGAGGGCACGGATGCCACGACCGACACGGTCGTCGACGGCGCCGTGACCACGGACTCCCGCGAGGTCGGCGCCGGCGACGTGTTCTTCGCCAAGCGCGGCGAGTTCGACGACGGGCACCGGTTCGCGCCCGCCGCCGTCGAGCAGGGCGCGGCGCTGCTCGTCGTCGAGCACGCCCTCGAGCTTCCGGTGCCGCAGGTCATCGTGGCCGACTCGGTCGACGCGCTCGGCGCGCTCGCGACCGAGGTCGTGCGACGGGTGCGGGCGCGCGGACGACTGCGGATCGTCGGCGTCACCGGCTCGAACGGCAAGACCACGACGAAGAACCTGCTCCGCGAGATCCTCACGGCGCAGGGCGACACCGTCGCCTCGCGCAAGTCGTTCAACAACGAGGTGGGCGGCCCGATCACCGCGCTCGAGCTCACCGACGACACCGAGTTCCTCGTCGCCGAGATGGGCGCGTCGGCCGTCGGCGAGATCGCGCGGCTCGTCCGCATGGCGCACCCCGACATCGGCATCGTGCTGAAGGTCGGCCTCGCGCACGCCGGCGAGTTCGGCGGCATCGAGCAGACCGTGCGGGCGAAGTCCGAGATGGTGACCGAGCTCACGGCCGACGAGGTCGCGGTGCTCAATGCCGACGACCCTCGGGTCGCCTCGATGTCCGGCGTCACCGCGGCGCGCGTCGTGTGGTTCGGGCTCGGCGAACGCGCCGACGTGCGGGCGACCGAGCTCGTCGTGCACGCGCGCGGCACCGAGTTCACGATCACGGCGCCCGGCGGGGCATCCGCTCGCGTGCGCTTCGGGGTGCTCGGCGAGCACCACGTGATGAACGCGCTCGCGGCCACCGCCGCCGCGCTCGAGCTCGGCGTGCCGCTCCCGGCGATCGTCGAGGCGCTCGAGTCGGTCAGGCTGGCCGAGCGCTGGCGCATGGAGGTCATGGGCGGCCGCGACGATGTCACGGTCATCAACGACGCCTACAATGCGAGCCCCGACTCGATGGCGGCCGCGCTCAAGACGTTGGCGCAGGTGCAGGAGCCGGGCACGCGCACCATCGCGGTGCTCGGCGAGATGAGCGAGCTCGGCGAGTTCTCGGGCGAGGAGCACGACCGCATCGGCCTGCTCGCCGTGCGGCTCGGCATCTCGCAGCTCGTCGTGGTCGGAGCGGGCGCCCGGCGGCTGCACATCACGGCCGTCAACGAGGGATCGTGGGACGGCGAGTCCGCCTACGTCGAGGGCGCCGACGAGGCGTTCGACCTCGTGACCTCGATCGCCCGGCCGGGCGACACCGTGCTCGTGAAATCGTCGAACGCGGCGGGTCTCCGCCTCCTCGGCGACCGACTGGGAGAATGGTTCGCATGA